CGTCATTTCCAATAGCGGTAAGTCGCAACCTTACCCTTCCGGGTGAAGGCAGATACGCAAGTTTGATTCCTTTCGGCAAAGCATCTTCCCAATTGGCAATGCGCTCTGAAAGCCAGCTTTCACCCATTCCCATCGTTAGTACCGTTCGGTGCAGAATGGTCGGCATGCTGTATTTTTCCTTCAACCGAGGCAACACATGCTCGCGCATGATGCCTTTCATTTCGTAAGGAACGCCAGGCATGCTTACGAACACCGTTCGGTCTTTCCCAAACCACATTCCAGGAGCCGTTCCTTGATTGTTCTGCAAGGGTTCGCATGCCGTTGGAAGCTCTGCCTGCAATCGGTTCAACTCGCTCATTTCCCTCCCGAACCGTGCAAACAATTCTGCTATGTGGTCAGCTATTTCTGGATAAAATGTGAATCCGCAGTTGAAATACTTCGCCAAAGCTTTCTTGGTCACATCATCTTTTGTCGGCCCCAAACCTCCGGTTATCAGCACCACATCGGCTCGGTCCTGCGCATCTTTCAATGCGTCCAGAATATCATCCAATCCATCCGAAATGGTGGTGATGCGCTCCACTTTCGCACCAATGTCATTGAGCTTCTGCGCCATCCAAGCAGAGTTCGTGTCCACGATCTG
The window above is part of the Flavobacteriales bacterium genome. Proteins encoded here:
- a CDS encoding competence/damage-inducible protein A: MRVEIITIGDEILIGQIVDTNSAWMAQKLNDIGAKVERITTISDGLDDILDALKDAQDRADVVLITGGLGPTKDDVTKKALAKYFNCGFTFYPEIADHIAELFARFGREMSELNRLQAELPTACEPLQNNQGTAPGMWFGKDRTVFVSMPGVPYEMKGIMREHVLPRLKEKYSMPTILHRTVLTMGMGESWLSERIANWEDALPKGIKLAYLPSPGRVRLRLTAIGNDEHSVSETLEAEVLKLLTLIPELVYGFDDDTIESVVGDHLRKLGKTVSTAESCTGGLIAHKITSVSGSSDYYLGSVVSYANEVKMDELGVSEENLKNFGAVSEEVVRQMAEGVREKMKTDYSIATSGIAGPDGGTAEKPVGTVWLAVATPSETIAKKYLFGHNRERNIEMSANTALNMLRKQLI